TACCgggtttaataataatttagggGCTGTGTTTCAAAGGGGCAAAGAGCCATAATACACTAGATCCGCAGAACCTGTCATATAGACATGATTATCTTCATCCTTCCATTCAATCTGAAGAGGCCCTCCAGGTAGATCAACCGTGCAGTTCTGCAACAAAATGATAGATTGGAAAGAATAATCAAGGTACATTACAGGCAGCCAGGTATTTGTTAAACTTGTGAAGGCAACATATTTATGGTAGCAGCAAGAATCAACAAtattcacttaaaaaaaaatagaactaaAACCTATATTTTATGTCTTACAAGAGTCTAAAACACATTTAAACtgattttatatatgtttttcagCTAGCACTCATTCGATCAATGAAAGGAATCACACCAGGCAAAGTCATATTATAATGGTTCTAATAATACCAATATAATCTTAAGAGATATAAATTGAAACCAACTCCAAGAAACAACTGCTAGTGCAACCAACTGAAgcacaaaataagaaaaataatgattTGCAACCGATAAAAGAAAATGTCTAACCAAATCTCTACAGATAGTACGATGCACGACTCACGCATACAataagtaaaatgattatttgcAACCGGTAAAAGAAAATGCATGGCCAAAGCTCTACGAATAGTGTTCAATGCACATCCTCAAAGAATGGTATTGAACAAAATCCAGGCCACCCATGCCACTAATGAAGCAGGGTAGTATGCTGAGAGCATACCAAACGAGGCACTAATACAGCTGAAATGTTAGAAAAGTCCAGGCCACCCACGCCACTGATGAAGCAGGGTAGTATGTTCAGAGCATACTAAAAGAGGCACTAACGCAGTCGAAACGCTAGAACTTGGGGCTAATAGGAAATTGTATTATTATGGTTGAATAAATAATGAAAACTAAGAAGATTCTCTGGTTgaataaataatgaaaaatagGGAGAGATCAATTCAATCGTCAAGCCAATAACTACTGCAGAACTCAGGCTGTAAGAAATCTCTAAGGAGGAAAAGTCTTCAATAAGTATAAGGACAACTTATACTCAGTGCCATAAGTACAGTTTTTTTCTGTTCCCCAATCAAAATACGACACGTGTACTAAGCATTCCACGCCACTTAATGTTAACCTGTATTTGATAATTGCCGTTTCCTCTCTCCCCCCCTCTCTGTTTcgtgcaaaaaaaaaacctgtgTTTCTCGCACAATAAATTGTCAATTCCAATCCTCTTTTTTCTTGTACCCATGAAAAGTTAGTGACATTCGTTcctcttttttctctctctctctgcttcCATACACAATGAAGCCACCAATTCCAAATCTTACTCTGTAATTTAGTCCAAATCTTACTCTGTTTCCAGAGAGAGGGGATACGGCAGTTATTATCAAATAACATTAGGTGATGTGGAATGCTTAATACAAGAGTTTTATCTTGATTGGGGGACAGAAAAAACTGTACTTAAAGCACTGTGTATTAGTTTTGtcctaaatataaatatattatacaaaAGATTCATGATTACAAATAGACGCACTTGTGCAATGGCAATCACATTTATCGTGTCTGTATATACTATTATGattgtttttaaaagaaaacagTTTTCATAGTATTACAATCAAACAGCAAACTTACCCGCCCAGCACGACCCTCAAGAACGGCTGCAACAACTGTAGCACAAGCTCCGGTTCCACAGGCAAGAGTTGCTCCTGCACATAAACAGTTAAAAGGAACAAAAAATGAGCTTTCCCGCACAAAATGAGACACCTTAGACTTATCCTAACCACACTGACAGAACCAATCAGACACAGCCTGGAAATTAGATGTTCTAACCTGCACCACGCTCCCAAACACGCATCTTCAGGTGAGAATTAGAAAGAACTTGCACAAACTCTGCATATTAAATCACAAGATACAATATGAGTGACAATTGCAGCAAGAACACATTGATGATCCACTCACACATCGTTTAAACCATTTGGGGTCAAATTCAAGGAACTAGAACTTTAGGAATTGAAAATCTGGAAGAAAATATTCTGGCGGGAATGAATAACATATCAAAACTGGAGGCATAATTGATTAGAATTGTATGCTCTGAACAAGGGGTGAAGGCACGGGCACCCCTAGCAAAGCTTAGCTAGACATACCGTCTGACTTAGTCCCACAAGAATTAATTTTTTGCTAGTTACAAGTCAGTAAATTGCCATCTTAATAGAACAGAAAAATATTGCCCAGAAGatcaaggaagaaaaaaaataaaaagacctTGCAGCCGAAATGAAAATTTGAGGGAGTGGGTATAGGACAAATATCAAAATGAAGCTGACAGCCATATTCCGATCATAAAAAATAGACTAATCTGACCTGTGTTAGTTCGTGCAGGGAACATCTCATGATGTTCAAACTTTGGGCCAATTTCGGCTAGTTTCAATTCATCAACAACCAAATTCTGTTGCAAAACCGACCAAGAGATGAAAAAATGTCAAGGTCTTGTATGTACGAAGATAAAAGCTGACATTTGAAGATATGCTTTACAATATATACAAGTAAAacaatatataacaaaatttcaaaggtgtttttcttcttttgatatAATAAATGCCTTATGGCTAGACATTCAATTGTGTTTGGCAATGTCTTTAATTGTAATATCATCTTATTGCTCAATGTTTTTTCTTGCTACTCCTACATAGTGTTTCATTCCATTAAATAGATCCAAAATGTATTGTATAATATGTAATAGGGAATTGTAACTGAAATGATTATTGTTTGACAAGAATAAGGACCTGAGTTTCTTTGTTGCTGAAGGTTAAACAGTGTGGATTTCCCATGCTAACACAGGTAACATTCCAGATAATTCCATCAACATCTATCTCTGCTTTAACAACAGCTTGATCCTTATTTGGAGATAATTTAGTAGGCACATCTGATGCTTTAAGAATCGGTTCTCCCATATCAACTCTGACCTGAATCAATTGTATTATCATCCATCAAGCTAAAGAAGGAAAACCAATACCAATTAAGCTTGACACTGTACAACTTCAGAGCTTCACAACAGTACACAAAAAGGCACCTTGGAAGCACCATGTTGGTGCCTCTGAACAAACATCAGTGccaaaaaaattgcaaatattTGCTTCATACTGTATAAGAATAAGAACATACATTTCCATCCTCCAAGACTTCAGGAACAATCAGACCAGCACCAGTGTGTATGGTAAAACTACAAAGTATGAAAATACAATGTAAGACGAAATTTCAAGATTACCTATAATAACTGCGATGACTACTAGGCCATGGTAATAAAATCACCATCAATTCATCATCATTTATTGCGCCATCTAAATACAAAATTACCTGTGTCTCCCATGTAAACTCTCGAGCTGAGAAACAAATTTGGCAAAGCATCTCACTCCATTGCCACACATCTAAAGAAAAAAGTTAAGAATGTAAGAAAGGGAGCACACTTGTGAGTTAATGAAGATCATGACAAATCACGATATGTAGCAGAAC
This genomic interval from Trifolium pratense cultivar HEN17-A07 linkage group LG6, ARS_RC_1.1, whole genome shotgun sequence contains the following:
- the LOC123888549 gene encoding diaminopimelate epimerase, chloroplastic; translated protein: MAITATISVPITSPTRRTLSSVNFFLSSSSSRSISATPQRSFKYPNSRLVASSMKTETPVKSTTSTSFLHQKETGFLHFAKYHGLGNDFVLIDNRDSSEPKISSEKAVQICDRNFGVGADGVIFVLPGINGTDYTMRIFNSDGSEPEMCGNGVRCFAKFVSQLESLHGRHSFTIHTGAGLIVPEVLEDGNVRVDMGEPILKASDVPTKLSPNKDQAVVKAEIDVDGIIWNVTCVSMGNPHCLTFSNKETQNLVVDELKLAEIGPKFEHHEMFPARTNTEFVQVLSNSHLKMRVWERGAGATLACGTGACATVVAAVLEGRAGRNCTVDLPGGPLQIEWKDEDNHVYMTGSADLVYYGSLPL